In Candidatus Pantoea floridensis, the genomic window CGAAACATCTGATTTGGCTGAATGCCGCCTTTATGCCGATTTGGACGGCTTCGTGGGTGCTGCCCGCCAGCCTGAAGGGCGCACGCGATGCGCGCTACACCATGTATGTGTCGATGTTCAGTATGTGGGGCGCACGCGTGGTGGCCGGGTATTTCCTCGGCATTGTGCTGGGCATGGGCGTGGTGGGCGTGTGGCTCGGCATGTTCCTCGATTGGACGGTGCGCGGCCTGTGCTTCTGGTGGCGTTTGAACAGCGGCAAATGGCTAAACAATTACCGCAAGATGATGGCCAAAAGCAGGGAATAGGGGGATTTCCTCCGGTGGTGATGGATTTGTAGAGTGCGCATTGATGCGCACTTTTTTTATATGCATCAGCTGGCAAAGAAGCGCACAACTAATCGTTTTGGTTATATGGCGGGATGAGGTTTACTGTCAGCGTCAATCATTTACGGAGACGCTGACCATGAAAAATTTCTTGCAGCAGTGGTTTAACCAGCTACTCAACGGCGCGACCAAACTCGCAGAAGAGCGCGAGTTCGATCTCAGTAACCACATCGATCTACTGATTCCGCTTAGCCAACTGTATGGCGTTGAATTCCATCCCTCGGTGTATCGCTACTATGAGAGATGAGCGCTTACATCATGTAATGCGCTACAGCTACTGGAATGAACTGTGCGCTGTTGAATAAAAAACCCGCTGTTAGGCCAGCGGGTTTTTTTATGTGCGGCATTAACTGAACGCGTTTTTTACAGCCTGATAATCCCAACAGTAGGTATCTTCCCTCAGGGAGCGCATAGCAACGTGAGTACCTGTATTCCGTATGGCATCAGGGCATTTATCTTTATTCACTGAGGCCGCGTTGTAAAGCACGATGATTTCAAGATTGTCCTTTATTGCTTTCTCACACTCATACTCGATGTAGCTACGGTGATCTACCGACCGCCCTTTTGAACAAGAGCTTGTCCAACTACGGTAACTCGCGCAATACTGACAACGACCACTGCGGGCCGTTTTAGTATTTTTTCCAACAATAAGCACAAATTTTTTTGATGAATTAAATCTTGTTGCCAGTGAGGATTTGATACTGCAGTTTAAACTGCTGTCGCGGGCTTGTGTTAAGTCATGTGCATCGGTAAAAGAAAGACCCCAATGTTTACTCTTATTCCAGTGATGTAACTGATCGATGGCGTCTTTATCGCCATCCCATTCGCCCGCAATATAGGTTCTGGTACGGTATACCATAAATAATCACTCCTTTGTTATTTTGAATACATCTCGCTTAACCAGAGCGTTAAGCTTTACGCTACAATCCATTTCTTGCTGACTGGAGGTCAAATAAGTTGATTTGGCTGATCTTGTCTTTATGAATCATGATGGTTAATTTTGCGGGGTGTTTAAAGCGCATTTCACTCACTCGGAAAGTCCAGAGCATAATTTTCAGCAGTTCTTCATCATTGATCCGCTTGTGTCCCTTTATTCTTGTGATGCCTGACCCAAAAATAGGCACCGTGACGCTTTTCTGGGCATACACACGATTAACGCTATCCCAAAAATTAATCAGAAACGCCAGGTATTCAGGCATTGATAAATGGGCTTCATTAAATTTATTAAACCGGGCAAAAGCCGTTAACAGATAATCGTCCCAGACGCAGATGGTTCCAAGCTTATAACTTTGATTTTTACCTGATAATCTAGTGGTATTAAGCGCGGCAACATCCTCCCTTGCAAAGGCATAATTATCAATGTGTTCATCCAGTTTTTCTCGCGAACAGGAGAGATGCTCAGTAATAAACTTACCGTTGAGACTTTGACGAGCAATGACGATATCATCTACCTTCGTGTCAAAGTACTCGTTAAAAGCAATCGCCTTGAGACCTTGCTCCGCAAAAACATCACCCGTTTTAATCGTTACCGTGCTGCCTTCAACGGTCAAATTAATTGCTCTAAGCTTATTCGCCCTGCGCCAGATGAAAAGATAAACCAGGATTAATAGGATAATGCATGTCACGCCTGCGATATCTTTATATTCTAGCGGGATATCCTTAAATAAAACTACCGCAGCGATGCAACCAGTAATAGCTGAAGCATAGTTACAAAAATCGCTTCTCACTTTTGCATCAAAAAATCTGACTTTTAACATATCCGACTTTCCTTTGTTATGAGTGGTATCCTTAATCCCTAAGGCTCATTCGCAATTGAAAGTAAACGTGAGACAGCCAAAAATCCACATAAAATATACGTGTTTAATTAAAAGTATGATCCAGCGACAGGTAATTTTGAAAACCTGGGATTTTTTTAAGTTGTTGATAACAGTTTTGTATCTTCACGCTGTCGGAAACCACAATGCAAAAAGCCCGCTTAGTTTCCTAAGCGGGCTTCTCTAAATATGGCTCCTCTGACTGGGATCGCCTTTGCCAGTAACTGGCTAATAAGTAAGCTAATGCTGAAAGCTCTCCCTGTCAAGACCACCAGAATGACCACCAATCGAAGCAGTTTCTACAAACTGATGTGTGCGGCCTCGTGCATTTGGTGATCGCTACTATTGTCACTGACGTCCCAAGTAGTAGATAACAACGTCAGTTTGTAATATCGGGTTGTTGACCCTGCCCCCGAATATGATCCAGGCATAACCGGCTTCATGTCAGCTGCAATCAGTCGGCAGACCCTTGCGGCGTCGCCTGCGTTTTACACCCCAGCCGTTAAGGTTACAAATGCGGTATACCCGCTTGTTGTCTAATCAGTCAATATCAGGGGCAGATGGGGTCTTGCTTACGGCAAAGTTTCAGGGCCGTAACCCCGGGTTCGGCCTCGCGGACAATATTGATGACATTATCGTCGGAAAAGGATTCTTCATGAGGATGTACTCATGTGACGGATGAAGATATTGCTAACCTTGCGGTGTGTTAATCAATGGGAAGCAGGTCAAGAGAGGCTGCCATTACCGATGGCGCGGTTGAGTTGATTTCACAAACGTTTCGAGGCTTATAGAATTCATGTCACACATAGGTTGATCATCATATAATGCATCGTGTATGTAGGTATAATCTTGTCAGCTGCGCTGACAACCTGTGAGTTATTTAGCGTTTATTATCATTTGATTCATCTCTGAACCCTTTGCTTCACCGTACAACCATCTCTGCAGTAATCGACTGTCTTCAGACAGATCCATATTCTGTCGAGTACATAAATAATAGTCCCTGCCATCATCGATTTCGTGGTCGAAAAGCTTCACCAGTTCGCCTGATGCAAGAAAAGGGGCGATCATCGGCTCCCTCAACAGGCCACATCCCAGACCTGCGCGCACCGCAGCCAACGTCAGTAACCCATCTTCAAAGATGGGACCCTCTTTCCTGAAATGCGTGATATCGAGACTGTTGAACCACTGCTGCCATGCATTCCTCTCCTCATCATGCACTTTTTTTGTTTGTGCCAGGATTTCAGGAGTATCGATATAGCCATGTGTGCGTAAAAAATCCTTGCTGGCAACTGGCACCATTTTCCCGGAGATCAGCTTTTCTGCATTGTATCCCGCCCATTGTCCGGTACCGAAGCGAATAGAAAGGTCAGAGGCATCGCTGTGATAATTACGGTGATTGGCATACACCACGTTAATTTCAATTTGCGAATGGATATTCGAGAATTTAGGCAGTCTGGGAATAAACCAACTCATGCCAAAAAGGGGAATCAGGCTGATAGTCACTTTGCGTGAGGGATTTTGCTCCATGATATGCCCTGTCGCTTGTCGGAGTACCGAAAATGCAGAACGAATGGAGCGATAATATTCCCTGCCCGACGAACTAAGAACCAGCCGGCGGCCTTGGCGATCGGTTAGCGGCAGCTGCAAAAAGTTTTCCAACACGCGAAGCTGATGGCTCACCGCGGAAGGCGAGATATTTAGCTCTTGCGCCGCTGCACTCAAGCTACCTAAACGCGCGATGGCTTCGAACACACGTACAGCGCGTAAAGGTGGATCATCCGAAAACGCTGTATGTGATGCGAAATCATCATCGATTGATTGTTCTGTTTTTCTCATATAAACCACTATTTCTCAGCGGTGGGAACTCTCTAGTTGAAAATAAGTTAACTTAAATCATATGGTTATAGGTAATTAATTTTGCCATAAGTAAGAATATATACGTATTTTACAATTTTGCTCAGTTATCGGATGTTAAGCGCGCAACAGCTAATTCCGGATAACTACTGTGGATACATTTATACAACAACTGATTAATGGCCTGATGCTTGGCAGCATTTATGGCCTGATAGCGCTTGGATACACCATGGTGTACGGAATTTTGCGCATCATTAATTTTGCACACGGCGACATTTTGATGACTGGGGCACTGACTACCCTGTCTGGGATGCAGTTGCTTACTCAACATTTCCCACACTTAAATGCACTGGTCGTACTAACGATTGCCACTCTGCTGGCAATGGGTGTTTGCGCGCTACTAGCAATGGGCATTGAGCGCTTTGCTTACCGCCGCTTGCGCAATGCTCCGCGCCTGGCACCGTTGATCAGTGGTATTGGCCTTTCTGTCCTGCTCCAGACCTGCGCGATGATCATCTGGAGCCGCAATCCGCTGATGTTCCCGCAAGTTTTATCGATGGATCCGATAGCGATCACCGCCGGTGATGCACAGCATCCCCCTGCCATTATTACTGTTACCGGTATTGTCACCTTCCTGCTGGCCTTGAGCGCCATGGCAGGGTTGTGGTTGCTGGTGGGGTTTACTCGGCTGGGACGCGGTATGCGTGCCGTTGCTGAAAACCCTCGCGTAGCCAGCCTAATGGGCGTCAACCCAAACCGCATCATCACGTTGACCTTTGCCATCGGGGGTGTTTTCGCCGCTTTAGCAGGAGTCATGATGGCAAGTAACTACGGCAATGCCGGATTCTCGATGGGATTCTTACCGGGAATTAAAGCCTTTACTGCTGCGGTTCTGGGTGGGATTGGCAATATTCGTGGTGCCATGGTGGGCGGAGTGCTGCTGGGTATTATTGAATCGCTGGGCGCGGGCTATCTGGGAGAGCTAACGCATGGCGTCTTTGGCAGTAATTATCAGGATGTTTTTGCTTTCATTATCTTAATTCTGGTGTTGGTGTTCCGACCAGCAGGGTTGTTAGGCGAACGCGTGGCACAGCGTGCCTGAGGATAAGACTATGAGCGCTATTTCATTTGAAAATGTACCCAAACGCCGCCTCAATTCAGGCCTGTTATTACTGATCGCGGGCATGCTCATTGCGCCTTGGCTTGCATCTGCCACGGGTGGTAATTACTGGGTCAGGGTGATTGATTTTACTCTGCTCTACATCATGTTGGCATTAGGGTTGAATATTGTGGTGGGCTTTACGGGCCTGCTGGATATGGGGTTTATTGCCTTTTATGCCGTGGGTGCCTATCTCGCGGCGCTTCTGGCGTCACCGCATCTTATGGATGCCTTTCCCGCCTTGCAGTCCATGTTCTCCCATGGCATGCATACCTCCTATTTGTGGCTGGTGCCGTTAGGCGCTTTTGTTGCGGGTATCTGCGGCATTCTGCTGGGCGCACCCACGCTGGGATTACGTGGTGACTATCTGGCGATCGTCACACTGGGGTTTGGTGAAATCATCCGTATTTTGATGCGTAACCTCGATCGTCCGGTCAATATCACGAATGGTGCAAAAGGCATTTCAGGTATTGATTCCCTGAATCTGTTTGGCCTGAAATTCAGTGGCACTTACCACCTGCTGGGCCAAAAAATTCCGGCACTCTATTTATGGTATTACCTTTTCGCGCTGCTCATCGCGGTCATCATCTTTATCTGTTTACGGTTGCAACATTCGCGCATTGGCCGCGCCTGGCACGCAATTCGTGAAGATGAGGATGTGGCGCGTGCCATGGGTATCAACGTCCGTAACTTCAAGCTGCTGGCATTTGCGCTTGGGGCGTCATTCGGTGGCGTAGCCGGGGTGATGTTCGCGTCTTTCCAGGGGTTTGTCTCACCGGAGTCGTTTACGTTGAACGAGTCAATCGTGGTTCTCGCCATGGTGGTCTTGGGCGGAATTGGGCATGTGCCGGGCGTCATTCTTGGTGCAGTGTTGCTCTCTGCATTGCCCGAAGTACTGAGAAGCCAGGCGATTCCATTGCAGCAGGCACTGTTTGGTAGCGTGATCATTGAACCGGAAATTTTACGTCAGCTGTTTTATGGCCTGGCGCTGGTACTGGTGATGCTGTTCAGGCCGCATGGCCTTTGGCCGGTGCGTCATCCGGGGGTGGCATCATGAATCTGCTGAGCGTGCGTCATTTGCATAAACACTTTGGCGGTATTAAAGCGGTTGATGATGTCAGCCTGAACGTTAAGGCGGGCGACATTTATGGGCTAATTGGGCCGAATGGTGCTGGCAAAACCACCTGTTTTAATCTCATCACCGGGTTATACCGAGCTGACAGTGGCGAATTTGACCTTGCGGGAAAACCCTATACCCCGCAAAGAATAGAAAAAGTCACGCAAGCGGGTATCGCGCGTACTTTTCAGAATCTGCGTTTATTCAACGAGATGAGCGTGCTGGAAAACGTGATGATCGGCAGGCATGTCCGGACACGTAACGGTTTGTGGGCCGCTCTCTCCCGCCATCGCCGCGCGCGTGCTGAAGAGCGTGAGACCGAAACACTGGCATGGCAGTGGCTTGAATACACCGGTATTGCTCAGTTTGCCCACTATCGCGCTTGCGACCTGGCTTACGGCCATCAGCGCCGGTTGGAAATCGCCAGGGCGTTGGCATCGGATCCCAAACTGCTGGCGCTGGATGAACCCGCAGCGGGCATGAATGCGGCAGAAAAAGTCGCGCTAGGTGGTTTGCTGCGCCGCATTCGGGACGATGGTAAAACGCTGCTGATTATTGAGCACGATGTGAAATTGATGATGGGATTGTGCGATCACATCTCGGTACTGGACTACGGCAAAGTGATTGCATCTGGCCATCCAGAGACGGTGCGTCGCCATCCTGCGGTGATC contains:
- a CDS encoding TIR domain-containing protein, yielding MVYRTRTYIAGEWDGDKDAIDQLHHWNKSKHWGLSFTDAHDLTQARDSSLNCSIKSSLATRFNSSKKFVLIVGKNTKTARSGRCQYCASYRSWTSSCSKGRSVDHRSYIEYECEKAIKDNLEIIVLYNAASVNKDKCPDAIRNTGTHVAMRSLREDTYCWDYQAVKNAFS
- a CDS encoding macro domain-containing protein → MLKVRFFDAKVRSDFCNYASAITGCIAAVVLFKDIPLEYKDIAGVTCIILLILVYLFIWRRANKLRAINLTVEGSTVTIKTGDVFAEQGLKAIAFNEYFDTKVDDIVIARQSLNGKFITEHLSCSREKLDEHIDNYAFAREDVAALNTTRLSGKNQSYKLGTICVWDDYLLTAFARFNKFNEAHLSMPEYLAFLINFWDSVNRVYAQKSVTVPIFGSGITRIKGHKRINDEELLKIMLWTFRVSEMRFKHPAKLTIMIHKDKISQINLFDLQSARNGL
- a CDS encoding LysR substrate-binding domain-containing protein yields the protein MRKTEQSIDDDFASHTAFSDDPPLRAVRVFEAIARLGSLSAAAQELNISPSAVSHQLRVLENFLQLPLTDRQGRRLVLSSSGREYYRSIRSAFSVLRQATGHIMEQNPSRKVTISLIPLFGMSWFIPRLPKFSNIHSQIEINVVYANHRNYHSDASDLSIRFGTGQWAGYNAEKLISGKMVPVASKDFLRTHGYIDTPEILAQTKKVHDEERNAWQQWFNSLDITHFRKEGPIFEDGLLTLAAVRAGLGCGLLREPMIAPFLASGELVKLFDHEIDDGRDYYLCTRQNMDLSEDSRLLQRWLYGEAKGSEMNQMIINAK
- a CDS encoding branched-chain amino acid ABC transporter permease encodes the protein MDTFIQQLINGLMLGSIYGLIALGYTMVYGILRIINFAHGDILMTGALTTLSGMQLLTQHFPHLNALVVLTIATLLAMGVCALLAMGIERFAYRRLRNAPRLAPLISGIGLSVLLQTCAMIIWSRNPLMFPQVLSMDPIAITAGDAQHPPAIITVTGIVTFLLALSAMAGLWLLVGFTRLGRGMRAVAENPRVASLMGVNPNRIITLTFAIGGVFAALAGVMMASNYGNAGFSMGFLPGIKAFTAAVLGGIGNIRGAMVGGVLLGIIESLGAGYLGELTHGVFGSNYQDVFAFIILILVLVFRPAGLLGERVAQRA
- a CDS encoding branched-chain amino acid ABC transporter permease; amino-acid sequence: MLIAPWLASATGGNYWVRVIDFTLLYIMLALGLNIVVGFTGLLDMGFIAFYAVGAYLAALLASPHLMDAFPALQSMFSHGMHTSYLWLVPLGAFVAGICGILLGAPTLGLRGDYLAIVTLGFGEIIRILMRNLDRPVNITNGAKGISGIDSLNLFGLKFSGTYHLLGQKIPALYLWYYLFALLIAVIIFICLRLQHSRIGRAWHAIREDEDVARAMGINVRNFKLLAFALGASFGGVAGVMFASFQGFVSPESFTLNESIVVLAMVVLGGIGHVPGVILGAVLLSALPEVLRSQAIPLQQALFGSVIIEPEILRQLFYGLALVLVMLFRPHGLWPVRHPGVAS
- a CDS encoding ABC transporter ATP-binding protein; translated protein: MNLLSVRHLHKHFGGIKAVDDVSLNVKAGDIYGLIGPNGAGKTTCFNLITGLYRADSGEFDLAGKPYTPQRIEKVTQAGIARTFQNLRLFNEMSVLENVMIGRHVRTRNGLWAALSRHRRARAEERETETLAWQWLEYTGIAQFAHYRACDLAYGHQRRLEIARALASDPKLLALDEPAAGMNAAEKVALGGLLRRIRDDGKTLLIIEHDVKLMMGLCDHISVLDYGKVIASGHPETVRRHPAVIKAYLGGHAHV